One region of Streptomyces davaonensis JCM 4913 genomic DNA includes:
- a CDS encoding SMI1/KNR4 family protein, with the protein MTDDQQQEQAVAGAWARIEEWLEQHAPRSYRMLPPPAPEAGIREVEQELDLTVPPGLKAFYRLHNGTGHPGDFGWTPEPETGLPSQGQETAWLLPRKHGIPPVQHLPYWDEGPHTIGRPDDPMVRYLAFAATDRSGLYGLFTDCTPGPGYGRIGTFEEAGIPKLGVWPSFADYLIEVADALYENRGVEYADGHQDTKVPGLVDQALVWDGPAHPRDPEWTRFA; encoded by the coding sequence ATGACGGATGATCAGCAGCAGGAGCAGGCCGTGGCGGGCGCGTGGGCGAGGATCGAGGAGTGGCTGGAGCAGCACGCACCGCGTTCCTACCGGATGCTTCCTCCGCCCGCCCCGGAGGCCGGCATCCGGGAGGTCGAGCAGGAACTCGACCTCACCGTCCCACCGGGTCTCAAGGCGTTCTACCGCCTCCACAACGGCACGGGCCACCCCGGCGACTTCGGCTGGACACCCGAACCCGAGACCGGACTTCCCTCACAAGGGCAGGAAACAGCCTGGCTGTTGCCAAGGAAGCACGGGATCCCTCCAGTCCAGCACCTGCCCTACTGGGACGAAGGCCCGCATACGATCGGTCGACCGGACGACCCCATGGTCCGGTACCTGGCCTTCGCCGCGACCGACCGCAGTGGTCTGTACGGGCTGTTCACGGACTGCACTCCGGGACCCGGCTACGGACGCATAGGAACTTTTGAAGAGGCCGGCATCCCCAAGTTGGGAGTGTGGCCATCGTTTGCCGACTACCTCATCGAAGTAGCCGATGCCCTGTACGAGAACCGTGGCGTGGAGTACGCGGACGGCCACCAGGACACGAAGGTGCCCGGTCTCGTCGATCAGGCCCTGGTGTGGGACGGCCCGGCACACCCACGGGACCCGGAATGGACACGCTTCGCATAG
- a CDS encoding MerR family transcriptional regulator, whose translation MRIGELADAVGVTTRTVRHYHHLGLLPEPERLSNGYRNYTLRHAVMLARIRRLTELGLGLGEVRDVLADDVGKELTEVLAELDEDLARQEVAIRERRQRLRALIEDGVTPEGPVSDELASLFRRTAHLSDSPMAAKDREILALIESTAKPEDRARLTSLLGDSLATADGVERARAAYALLDDLVDAHPDDPRVDQAARALVDCLPDELLPSAAVDHDSSFLRALYADFAPAQAEVIRRTIQQLVTRGRKAPAPPQGPPA comes from the coding sequence ATGCGTATCGGAGAGCTGGCCGACGCCGTAGGTGTCACCACCCGCACCGTCCGCCACTATCACCACCTCGGGCTCTTGCCCGAGCCGGAGCGGCTCAGCAATGGGTACCGCAACTACACCTTGCGGCACGCCGTCATGCTCGCTCGGATTCGGCGGCTCACCGAGTTGGGGCTCGGGCTCGGTGAGGTGCGGGACGTGCTTGCCGATGATGTCGGGAAGGAGCTCACCGAGGTGCTCGCCGAGCTTGATGAGGATCTTGCTCGGCAAGAGGTCGCCATTCGGGAGCGGCGGCAGCGGCTGCGGGCGCTGATCGAGGACGGGGTCACCCCCGAGGGTCCCGTCTCCGACGAGCTCGCCTCGCTGTTTCGGCGTACCGCCCATCTCTCCGACTCCCCCATGGCCGCCAAGGACCGGGAAATCCTCGCTCTCATCGAGAGCACCGCCAAGCCAGAAGACCGGGCCCGGCTGACCTCCCTGCTCGGCGACAGCCTTGCCACTGCCGACGGCGTCGAGCGCGCCCGCGCCGCCTACGCCCTCCTCGACGACCTCGTCGACGCCCATCCCGACGACCCCCGCGTGGACCAGGCCGCCCGCGCCCTCGTCGACTGTCTGCCCGACGAGCTGCTGCCCAGTGCCGCCGTCGACCACGACAGCAGCTTCCTCCGCGCCCTCTACGCCGACTTCGCCCCGGCCCAAGCGGAAGTCATACGGCGCACCATCCAGCAACTCGTCACGCGGGGGCGAAAAGCACCCGCGCCGCCCCAGGGTCCGCCTGCGTGA
- a CDS encoding Uma2 family endonuclease: MTAMTHAPLTQEEVLLEGFLALDTPEGFRAELIEGEIVVTPPPDGDHEKYISRIVRQVIKLSRTEMDLSGNKGLRLESGEVGPKNHVIPDATFAPVDLDAFGGAGSWMPCNGVAMVLEVTSTKPMADKEAKRRCYARGSIPLYLLVDRDSTSVTLFSDPEKGDYREHCTRPFGKPLPLPAPFDFDLETTDLL; the protein is encoded by the coding sequence ATGACTGCCATGACCCATGCGCCGCTCACGCAGGAAGAAGTCCTGCTGGAGGGCTTTCTCGCCCTGGACACCCCGGAGGGCTTCCGGGCGGAGCTGATCGAGGGGGAGATCGTAGTGACACCGCCGCCGGACGGGGATCACGAGAAGTACATCAGTCGGATCGTAAGGCAAGTGATCAAGCTGTCCCGAACCGAGATGGATCTCTCTGGGAACAAGGGGCTGAGACTGGAAAGTGGGGAAGTCGGCCCGAAGAACCACGTGATCCCTGACGCCACGTTCGCGCCCGTCGATCTGGACGCGTTCGGCGGCGCCGGCTCCTGGATGCCCTGCAATGGCGTCGCCATGGTTCTGGAGGTGACGTCCACCAAGCCAATGGCCGACAAAGAAGCCAAGCGTCGTTGCTACGCCCGCGGCAGCATCCCCCTCTACTTGCTCGTCGACCGTGACTCAACGTCGGTCACGCTCTTCAGCGACCCGGAGAAGGGCGACTACCGGGAGCACTGCACCCGCCCGTTCGGTAAGCCCCTTCCTCTCCCCGCTCCCTTCGACTTCGACCTGGAGACGACAGACCTCCTCTGA
- a CDS encoding protein NO VEIN domain-containing protein: MKRDSFVMVHIGQRPLSRRNLQFGIETRSWGFPEWKPEYRSARPRFAVLATGVAPPVPLNVWLTQRITLYLFEVREGFHEGRAPHWPDEEAENAVKYPVRFGIVPLATVHDAPLGEPGPLPLAGSDAIRRSGIERGIGKLCDLDPQSLFDAAGIQVDWAPQQKVPLNRTPGFTAEQVEAPKTPKSRRSGAGFISDPKKRKAVPYNLRCTRGREERHVEVKGTTGAATSVELTINEVEHARSPQHTVDLYVVSDISVDMRSPDYTASGGRVAHLTDWSPAEEDLRPRRFEYRLPFVS; the protein is encoded by the coding sequence GTGAAGCGTGATTCCTTTGTCATGGTGCACATCGGCCAGAGGCCCTTATCCCGGCGCAACCTGCAGTTCGGGATCGAGACCCGCTCGTGGGGGTTTCCGGAGTGGAAGCCTGAGTACAGGTCGGCTCGCCCACGTTTCGCCGTGCTCGCCACAGGAGTGGCTCCGCCGGTGCCTCTCAACGTGTGGCTCACGCAAAGGATCACGCTGTACCTGTTCGAGGTCCGTGAGGGATTCCACGAGGGGCGAGCTCCGCACTGGCCCGACGAGGAGGCCGAGAACGCCGTCAAGTACCCCGTGCGCTTCGGGATCGTGCCGCTGGCCACCGTCCACGATGCACCCCTTGGCGAACCCGGCCCTCTGCCGCTGGCCGGCAGCGATGCCATTCGGCGTTCGGGGATTGAGCGCGGAATCGGCAAGCTCTGCGATCTGGACCCCCAGTCGCTGTTCGATGCTGCGGGCATCCAGGTTGACTGGGCGCCACAGCAGAAAGTCCCCCTCAATCGCACGCCGGGGTTCACGGCGGAACAGGTCGAGGCACCCAAGACGCCCAAGAGCCGGAGAAGCGGTGCCGGGTTCATCTCCGATCCGAAGAAGCGAAAGGCCGTGCCCTACAACCTGCGCTGCACGCGGGGTCGGGAGGAGCGGCACGTGGAGGTCAAGGGAACGACGGGTGCTGCCACGAGCGTGGAGCTGACAATCAATGAAGTCGAACACGCCCGTAGTCCGCAACACACTGTGGATCTGTACGTGGTCAGCGACATCAGCGTGGACATGCGCAGCCCCGATTACACGGCGAGCGGCGGCAGGGTGGCGCACCTGACGGACTGGTCCCCGGCCGAGGAGGACCTGCGGCCCAGAAGGTTCGAGTACCGCCTGCCGTTCGTCAGCTGA
- a CDS encoding DNA/RNA helicase domain-containing protein — protein MSARALESTDPTYLAEQLAERSRAVLFRDAQNGELRAWRNSLPALAQVLCDAGLQEVEVLLEYKMPMSSLRADAVLAGTHPDTGKPSYVVVELKQWSEARLVPATTDLCWLPSDRDRERAHLHPVAQVRRYCEYLRDFTALLDGADNHVTGVAYLHNAQDRDVTELLGMGHEQGQLFTSSSRGEFIRHLQNQISPLDGALDADALLDSPAIPSRQLMRTAADEILDGSNFRLMDEQQVAVSLVKRAVTISRQSDHKEVIVVSGGPGSGKSLVALHLMGHLGRNGRSVVHATGSKSFTSTLRHVVEQKNKGVAKLFRYFLDFRSAEKNGLDVLICDEAHRIRHHPGTSNSPGVRLSRRSQVAQLIDAAQVPVFLLDKDQVVRPDEMGSPSQIDAAAQARGCRVRHVNLNEQFRCGGSRAYEQWVLRLLGLVPGGPVRWEPEPNFELLLADTPQQMESYLHAKQEAGSTARMTAGFCWPWSDPRPDGTLVDDIVIGNWRRSWNVKGEREVPGGPRSSLWATEPGGIGQVGCIYTAQGFEYAWNGTILGPDLVWRGNGWHASKAACEDSSLEKTNPEDFLRLIRNRYKVLLTRGLAGSALFSTDPETLAKLRALIPDTIAS, from the coding sequence ATGTCCGCCCGTGCTCTCGAGAGCACAGACCCCACGTATCTGGCCGAGCAACTAGCGGAACGATCCCGCGCTGTGCTCTTCCGTGATGCACAGAATGGCGAGCTCCGCGCATGGCGCAACAGCCTTCCCGCGCTTGCCCAGGTGCTGTGTGACGCCGGTCTGCAGGAGGTGGAGGTTCTGCTCGAGTACAAGATGCCCATGAGCAGCCTGCGCGCGGACGCCGTGTTGGCCGGCACTCACCCGGACACGGGTAAGCCCTCGTACGTCGTGGTCGAGCTCAAGCAGTGGAGCGAGGCCCGGTTGGTGCCCGCAACGACAGATCTGTGCTGGCTTCCCTCGGACCGCGACCGCGAGCGCGCCCACCTCCACCCCGTCGCGCAAGTGCGCCGCTACTGCGAATACCTGAGAGACTTCACTGCCCTGTTGGACGGTGCGGACAACCACGTCACGGGTGTTGCCTACCTCCACAACGCCCAGGACCGGGACGTGACCGAACTGCTGGGAATGGGTCACGAGCAAGGGCAACTCTTCACCAGTAGCTCGCGCGGCGAGTTCATTCGGCATTTACAGAACCAGATTTCGCCGCTCGACGGAGCTCTCGACGCGGACGCCCTCCTGGACAGTCCCGCCATCCCGAGTCGGCAACTCATGCGAACAGCCGCTGACGAGATCCTCGACGGCAGCAATTTTCGTCTGATGGACGAGCAACAAGTCGCGGTTTCCCTGGTAAAGCGTGCCGTCACCATCTCACGACAGTCGGACCACAAGGAAGTCATCGTGGTCTCCGGAGGTCCCGGATCAGGCAAGAGTCTGGTCGCCCTGCATCTGATGGGCCATCTCGGCAGGAACGGACGCAGTGTCGTCCACGCAACAGGATCCAAGTCGTTCACCAGCACCCTGCGTCACGTCGTCGAGCAGAAGAACAAAGGCGTGGCCAAGCTCTTTCGCTACTTTCTCGACTTCCGTAGCGCGGAGAAGAACGGGCTCGATGTGCTCATCTGCGACGAGGCGCATCGGATCCGACACCACCCGGGCACATCCAATTCCCCTGGCGTCCGCCTGAGCAGGCGAAGCCAAGTCGCCCAACTCATCGACGCTGCCCAGGTGCCTGTCTTCCTGCTCGACAAGGACCAGGTCGTACGGCCCGACGAGATGGGAAGTCCCAGTCAGATCGATGCGGCCGCCCAAGCGCGGGGATGCCGCGTGCGGCACGTCAATCTCAACGAGCAGTTCCGCTGTGGCGGCAGCCGCGCCTACGAGCAGTGGGTCCTCCGTCTGTTGGGGCTGGTACCCGGCGGACCGGTGCGCTGGGAACCCGAGCCCAACTTCGAGCTGCTGCTGGCCGATACCCCCCAGCAGATGGAGAGTTACCTCCACGCGAAGCAGGAAGCCGGATCCACTGCCCGTATGACCGCAGGATTCTGCTGGCCATGGAGCGACCCGCGTCCAGACGGCACCCTGGTCGACGACATCGTCATTGGGAACTGGCGTCGGTCGTGGAATGTCAAAGGTGAGCGCGAAGTGCCCGGTGGACCGAGGTCCTCGCTGTGGGCCACTGAGCCGGGCGGCATCGGTCAGGTCGGCTGCATCTATACAGCCCAGGGATTCGAGTACGCCTGGAACGGAACGATTCTCGGCCCCGACCTGGTCTGGCGCGGCAACGGGTGGCATGCCAGCAAGGCGGCATGTGAGGACAGCAGCCTGGAAAAGACGAACCCCGAGGACTTTTTACGCCTCATACGCAACCGGTACAAAGTGCTCTTGACGCGCGGGCTGGCCGGAAGCGCACTTTTCTCCACCGACCCCGAAACGCTAGCCAAGCTCCGCGCGCTCATCCCGGACACCATCGCTTCATAG
- a CDS encoding HNH endonuclease codes for MGLGDVTRAGVLAAVEECRHLGRETFRRRYGFGRATAYELVLDGNRYDSKAIAGVAHLYSVGSPLSAADFSGGAHTVVRRLRALGFTVTAGSADTDGLRQMAPQVVLQPRGGARDHGRQNFDKSVRQGVPLADIRSELGEHADALTALYPDGIARLWGSLPTRQANNEKVRALRNRRVGDDVLFYAENHFFARARILHLFESSAVARSVWGADADGVTWEHIMALGEVEEFPAPVLAAPFLRRLNVPAPLRSLTLRPAEDYHRAAQLLPRHLQPASPQIPTPAPDATPQLSPADLLNRIGSLNTHRRAGSDAPSRHQPLSLLWAVARIATGKPRLAPWSSFRTEVGALLAEFGLPGSQVTPEYPFWHLQSSRLWEIHGIPDGAGPMPRTGVLNTAQPVAGLTLACAELLQDPLTRLQAVVTLCSTYLDDVDQRELLGRVGLAGYTTADGLPDEDLDSDDGEGTDQEQAAGPVPRRPSNSSRPVRNPAIVNQVKDLYGNACQVCMTRLQYKRRPYSEAAHIRGLGSPHDGPDELANLLCLCPNHHVLFDGLEIFIDVDGYVQQTHGGDSLGPLRRNVGHRINDEHLRYHRTLCELNRLTGK; via the coding sequence ATGGGACTTGGGGATGTCACACGCGCAGGAGTACTGGCCGCGGTCGAGGAGTGCCGGCACCTGGGACGCGAAACGTTTCGCCGCCGATACGGGTTCGGCCGGGCAACTGCCTATGAGCTCGTCCTGGACGGAAATCGCTACGACTCGAAGGCCATCGCGGGCGTAGCGCACCTGTACTCAGTCGGCAGCCCCCTATCGGCAGCCGACTTCAGCGGAGGCGCACACACAGTGGTTCGCCGCCTGCGCGCGCTGGGCTTCACAGTGACGGCCGGATCAGCCGACACGGACGGCCTGCGGCAGATGGCACCACAGGTGGTTCTTCAACCGCGCGGCGGGGCTCGAGATCACGGCCGACAGAACTTCGACAAGTCGGTACGACAAGGCGTCCCCCTCGCGGACATCAGGTCTGAACTCGGCGAGCACGCGGACGCACTCACCGCCCTGTACCCGGATGGGATCGCTCGCCTGTGGGGATCCCTTCCCACGAGACAAGCCAACAACGAGAAGGTCAGGGCACTGCGGAACCGCCGCGTCGGTGACGACGTTCTCTTCTATGCAGAGAATCATTTCTTCGCTCGCGCCCGCATTCTCCATCTGTTCGAGAGTTCGGCGGTGGCACGGTCGGTCTGGGGAGCCGATGCGGATGGTGTCACGTGGGAACACATCATGGCGCTGGGCGAAGTCGAAGAGTTTCCCGCCCCTGTGCTTGCGGCCCCCTTCTTGAGGCGCTTGAACGTTCCGGCACCCCTACGGAGCCTCACCTTGCGGCCCGCCGAGGACTACCATCGCGCAGCCCAACTCCTGCCCAGGCACCTCCAACCGGCTTCACCTCAGATTCCGACCCCCGCCCCTGATGCGACTCCGCAACTGAGCCCAGCGGACTTGCTGAATCGAATCGGCTCTCTCAACACTCATCGCCGTGCGGGAAGTGACGCCCCCAGCCGCCACCAGCCGCTGTCCTTGCTGTGGGCAGTGGCCCGCATTGCCACGGGCAAGCCGCGTCTGGCCCCGTGGTCTTCTTTCCGGACGGAAGTCGGCGCGCTGTTGGCCGAGTTCGGGCTGCCCGGCTCCCAAGTCACCCCTGAATACCCCTTCTGGCACTTGCAGAGCAGCCGCCTGTGGGAGATACACGGGATACCGGATGGTGCCGGACCCATGCCGCGGACGGGAGTCCTCAACACGGCCCAGCCCGTCGCAGGCCTGACTCTTGCCTGCGCTGAACTGCTGCAGGATCCGCTCACCCGCCTTCAGGCCGTGGTCACCCTGTGCAGCACGTACCTTGACGATGTCGATCAGCGCGAGTTGCTCGGTCGAGTGGGACTGGCCGGCTACACGACGGCCGACGGCCTGCCCGATGAAGACCTGGACAGCGATGACGGGGAAGGCACCGATCAAGAGCAAGCAGCAGGACCGGTCCCACGGCGGCCATCCAACTCCTCACGGCCGGTGCGCAATCCCGCCATCGTCAACCAGGTCAAGGATCTCTACGGCAACGCTTGTCAGGTATGCATGACACGTCTGCAGTACAAGCGCAGGCCCTACAGTGAGGCCGCGCACATTCGTGGCCTCGGATCCCCGCACGACGGGCCGGACGAACTGGCGAACCTGCTCTGCCTGTGCCCAAACCACCACGTTCTTTTCGACGGCCTCGAGATCTTCATCGACGTCGACGGCTATGTGCAGCAGACGCATGGAGGCGATTCCTTGGGACCCCTCCGCCGTAACGTGGGCCATCGGATCAACGATGAGCACCTCCGCTACCACCGGACTTTGTGCGAACTCAACAGGCTGACGGGCAAGTAG